The following are encoded in a window of Rosa chinensis cultivar Old Blush chromosome 4, RchiOBHm-V2, whole genome shotgun sequence genomic DNA:
- the LOC112199433 gene encoding uncharacterized protein LOC112199433: protein MVQHMRPLYITADVSGTKVSKIMVDTGAAVNVITTRTMHLLGIKKEMIQSTSLTLKNFAGTITKTLGLLFLCIKELVMWNWKTDKAEVIKADPRPFPISANYVDARYYLEPITPLQILEVYIDDVVVKSQKKGEHITDLRKVFERMRQHKLKMNPAKCVFGVQAGDFLGFIICQRGIEVPEDKASAVINATTPRTKKELQRLLGKIQPFSPLLKLQGQAEFVWEPKHQEAFDRIKTYLASPPVLVPPRAGIPLKLYISAAEASIGSLLTQDDEGGIEHAIFYLSRTLTDCETRYTPMEKLCLTLYFSACKLRHYMLSFTTCIIAETDLVKYMLSRPILRGRIGKWVLALSEFSLQYVPQKAVKGQAIADFLAHHPTLEIPMMKELEIASATTTGQIWCASQRIVLENPTGDRFSYSFQLEFKCTNNQAKYEALIIGLEVLLEMGVRDVQIRRDSQLVINQLQNTYRCASWLLVPYLNRAIELLDQFDDVDLEYIPRERNFAANELTQLVTGITLKYGVRERILKVERRTLPSWLARPDPPDDPVVTVLEPIDVDWRIPLVAYLKRPDPTADRKIRFLALNYFLRGDELRRRREDGMDFRCVYGHEAKRLMREAHTGICGAHQAGPKMRWLIRRHGYYWPSILKAAWFGIPEVLVSDRGAAFMGGPIGQLVNDFGIQFIHSTPYYAQSNGQAEASNKIIITLLKKMLVENPRQWHDTLYETLWAYRTSKRNPTATTPYALMFGQDAELTLEINVHSLHVQEQHHLIGEDYVQAMWQAHEDLSEQRLAALDNLVMEKQRIARAYDKRTRGRNYKEGDLVWKAVLPFGEKLTGRGKWTPRWEGPFVIHHILERGAFHLKDLDGEIHHNPINGRFLKKYYPSVWEFDDPPDQPSSQTGGQS, encoded by the exons atggtccaacacatgagaccttTGTATATCACAGCAGATGTGAGCGGTACcaaagttagcaagatcatggttgacACTGGCGCGGCTGTTAATGTCATCACTACTAGAACCATGCACCTGCTCGGAATCAAGAAGGAGATGATCCAGTCTACATCCCTTACACTCAAGAACTTCGCAGGGACGATAACAAAAACCTTGGGACTTCTTTTCCTGTGCATCAAG GAGCTCGTTATGTGGAACTGGAAGACAGATAAAGCGGAGGTGATTAAAgcggatcctcgtccattccccATTTCCGCaaactatgtagatgccaggtactatttggagcctatcactccattacaG attttagaagTCTACATCGATGACGTAGTGGTGAAGTCTCAGAAGAAGGGTGAGCACATCACCGATCTCAGAAAGGTATTTGAGCGCATGCGacaacacaagctcaagatgaatccagCCAAATGCGTTTTCGGAGTTCAAGCAGGCGATTTTCTAGGATTCATTATTTGTCAGAGAGGCATCGAAGTCCCTGAAGACAAAGCGAGCGCGGTCATCAACGCCACCACCCCTCGAACGAAGAAGGAGTTGCAGCGCTTGCTag gtaaaatccagcccttctccCCATTGCTGAAATTACAGGGTCAGGCTGAGTTCgtatgggagcctaaacatcaagaggctttcgacagaatcAAGACCTACTTAGCAAGCCCGCCAGTGTTGGTTCCACCTAGGGCTGGAATTCCGCTGAAGTTATacatttcagcagctgaggcttccattggcagcctgctcACTCAGGATGATGAAGGAGGTATCGAGCATGCTATATTTTACCTCAGCCGGACATTGACTGATTGTGAGACAAGATACACCCCTATGGAGAAACTTTGTCTGACTTTGTACTTTTCGGCGTGCAAGTTGcgacactacatgttatcctttactacctgCATCATCGCTGAAACTGATCTAGTCAAATACATGTTGTCGCGGCCTATtttgagaggccgcattggcaagtgggtactGGCCCTTTCAGAATTTTCGCTACAATACGTACCTCAGAAAGCTGTAAAAGGGCAGGCCATCGCGGATTTTCTAGCACATCATCCTACCTTGGAGATACCCATGATGAAGGAGTTAGAAATAGCGTCAGCCACTACGACCGGCCAGATTTGGTGCGCATCCCAGA ggattgttctggaaaaTCCAACgggcgatcgtttctcttattctttccaatTAGAGTTCAAATGCACGAATAACCAGGCGAAGTACGAGGCTCTTATTATTGGGTTGGAGGTCTTACTGGAGATGGGCGTAAGGGACGTTCAGATCCGCAGGGATTCTCAGCTCGTTATAAACCAGCTTCAAAACACATATCGATGTGCAAGTTGGCTGCTTGTGCCATATTTGAATCGTGCCATTGAGCTTCTGGATCAATTTGACGATGTCGATTTGGAGTATATCCCTCGAGAGCGCAATTTCGCAGCCAATGAGCTCACTCAGCTGGTCACAGGcattacattgaagtatggTGTTCGCGAGCGTATTCTGAAAGTTGAGCGTCGCACACTACCTTCATGGCTCGCACGGCCTGATCCACCAGATGACCCAGTGGTCACGGTGCTAGAACCTATTGATGTGGATTGGCGCATCCCGCTAGTTGCTTACCTAAAGCGACCAGACCCCACAGCTGACAGGAAGATTCGCTTTCTCGCTCTAAATTATTTCCTCCGGGGTGACGAGTTGCGACGCCGTAGGGAAGATGGCATGGACTTTCGGTGTGTCTATGGCCACGAGGCAAAACGATTAATGCGTGAAGCGCACACAGGGATATGTGGGGCTCATCAGGCAGGACCCAAGATGCGTTGGCTTATTAGGCGGCATGGTTATTACTGGCCCAGCATTCTCAAGGCGGCATG gtttggtatccctgaGGTGCTCGTTTCAGACCggggggcagcgttcatgggaggTCCTATCGGGCAACTTGTCAACGATTTTGGCATCCAGTTTATCCACagcactccatattatgctcagtccaacGGTCAAGCGGAAGCTAGCAACAAGATAATTATTACCCTACTAAAGAAGATGCTGGTAGAGAACCCTCGACAATGGCACGATACTTTGTATGAGACACTTTGGGCTTATCGCACTTCTAAGAGGAATCCCACAGCAACGACACCGTATGCACTCATGTTTGGTCAGGACGCTGAATTAACCTTGGAAATTAACGTTCATTCCTTACACGTCCAAGAGCAACATCATTTGATCGGAGAGGACTACGTCCAGGCAATGTGGCAAGCACACGAAGATTTGAGCGAGCAGCGATTAGCGGCTCTGGATAATTTGGTCATGGAGAAGCAacgtatcgcccgcgcctatgataaACGGACACGTGGCCGCAATTATAAAGAAGGAGACCTTGTTTGGAAAGCTGTTTTGCCTTTTGGCGAGAAATTGACCGGTCGCGGTAAGTGGACTCCTCGCTGGGAAGGACCTTTTGTTATTCACCATATTTTGGAGCGCGGGGCTTTTCATCTCAAGGATTTGGATGGCGAAATCCATCACAATCCCATCAACGGGCgattcctgaagaaatattatcctagtgtttgggagttcgacGATCCACCCGATCAACCTTCATCCCAGACAGGGGGGCAATCATAG